The proteins below are encoded in one region of Nocardioides marmorisolisilvae:
- a CDS encoding ABC transporter ATP-binding protein has protein sequence MDATEEPMIRLEGVGKTYPDGTVAVGELDLDVPRGAIVCLVGPSGCGKSTTLRMVNRLIEPTSGRIFLDGEDVTHIDPVQLRRGIGYVIQQVGLFPHQKVLPNVMTVPKLLGEPDRVARERASELMELVGLPVAEFGDKYPDQLSGGQRQRVGVARALAANPPVLLMDEPFGAVDPIVRLRLQDEFLRLQRELGKTVMFVTHDIEEAVRLGDLVAVFAAGGRLAQYATPAEVLGAPADDFVAEFVGESRGLRRMAVTPIDPAHLETLDGITAADLGGTIDVSSSLGDAMSMMMREDKPTVGVTDRARILGVLTPNGVHAMLRASVNDQV, from the coding sequence ATGGACGCTACCGAAGAGCCGATGATTCGGCTCGAAGGCGTGGGCAAGACTTATCCGGACGGCACCGTCGCCGTCGGGGAGCTCGACCTCGACGTGCCTCGGGGCGCGATCGTCTGCCTGGTCGGTCCCTCGGGATGCGGCAAGTCGACCACGTTGCGGATGGTCAACCGGCTGATCGAGCCGACCAGCGGGCGGATCTTCCTCGACGGCGAGGACGTCACCCACATCGACCCGGTGCAGCTGCGTCGCGGGATCGGCTACGTGATCCAGCAGGTAGGGCTGTTCCCGCACCAGAAGGTGCTGCCCAACGTGATGACCGTGCCCAAGCTCCTCGGCGAGCCCGACCGGGTCGCACGCGAGCGGGCGTCGGAGCTGATGGAGCTGGTCGGCCTGCCGGTCGCCGAGTTCGGCGACAAGTACCCCGACCAGCTCTCCGGCGGCCAGCGGCAGCGGGTCGGGGTTGCCCGGGCTCTGGCGGCGAACCCTCCGGTGCTGCTGATGGACGAGCCGTTCGGCGCCGTCGACCCGATCGTGCGACTGCGGCTTCAAGACGAGTTCCTCCGGCTGCAGCGCGAGCTGGGCAAGACGGTCATGTTCGTCACCCACGACATCGAGGAGGCGGTCCGGCTGGGCGACCTGGTCGCGGTGTTCGCCGCCGGCGGCCGGCTGGCCCAGTACGCCACCCCGGCGGAGGTGCTCGGCGCACCCGCCGACGACTTCGTCGCCGAGTTCGTCGGCGAGAGCCGCGGCCTGCGGCGGATGGCCGTGACCCCCATCGATCCTGCCCACCTCGAGACGCTGGACGGGATCACCGCCGCGGACCTGGGCGGCACCATCGACGTCTCCTCCTCGCTCGGAGACGCGATGTCGATGATGATGCGGGAGGACAAGCCCACGGTCGGGGTCACCGACCGGGCCCGCATCCTCGGCGTTCTCACCCCGAACGGCGTGCACGCGATGCTGCGCGCCTCGGTCAACGACCAGGTCTGA
- a CDS encoding ABC transporter substrate-binding protein, with translation MLARRILVSAAMVGGLALVAACGGPSSSSSGDKGSLTISGQNFPEATLMADMYQQLLEHDGYHVTVKLVGTRDVYMAKGQFPGTVQIVPEYLGGIADYLNTQAKGSNAKPVSSPDVQTTLKAAQGLAKPKGIVLLKPSNATDANAFFTTKKYAAAHHLTNLSSLHGTAVTLAAAPDCKGRTDCAGGLENVYGIKIKKVLPLGYASDQTYQSVIKGESQLGETSTTDGSLSSQGLQLLPDDKHVQPAQNLIPAVSAKFLAAHPDVRNTLDGLMAVLTTNDLVRMNGEIGNQRKKPADVAKAYLDQKGLLG, from the coding sequence ATGCTCGCTCGCCGAATCCTCGTCAGTGCCGCCATGGTGGGTGGCCTCGCCCTGGTCGCCGCCTGTGGCGGACCCTCGTCGTCGTCCTCGGGCGACAAGGGCAGCCTGACCATCTCGGGCCAGAACTTCCCCGAGGCCACGTTGATGGCCGACATGTACCAGCAGCTGCTCGAGCACGACGGCTACCACGTGACCGTGAAGCTGGTCGGCACCCGCGACGTCTACATGGCCAAGGGCCAGTTCCCGGGCACGGTCCAGATCGTGCCTGAGTACCTCGGCGGCATCGCCGACTACCTGAACACCCAGGCGAAGGGCTCCAACGCCAAGCCGGTGTCCTCGCCCGACGTGCAGACCACCCTCAAGGCCGCGCAGGGGCTGGCGAAGCCCAAGGGCATCGTCCTGCTCAAGCCGTCCAACGCCACCGACGCCAACGCGTTCTTCACCACCAAGAAGTACGCCGCCGCCCACCACCTGACCAACCTCTCCTCGCTACACGGCACTGCGGTGACCCTGGCAGCAGCTCCGGACTGCAAGGGCCGCACGGACTGTGCCGGCGGCCTGGAGAACGTCTACGGCATCAAGATCAAGAAGGTGCTGCCGCTGGGCTACGCCAGCGACCAGACCTACCAGTCGGTGATCAAGGGCGAGTCGCAGCTCGGCGAGACCAGCACCACCGACGGGTCGCTCTCGTCCCAGGGCCTGCAGTTGCTTCCTGACGACAAGCACGTCCAGCCGGCGCAGAACCTGATCCCGGCGGTCAGCGCGAAGTTCCTGGCCGCGCACCCCGACGTGCGCAACACCCTCGACGGGCTGATGGCCGTGCTCACCACCAACGACCTGGTGCGGATGAACGGCGAGATCGGCAACCAGCGCAAGAAGCCGGCCGACGTGGCCAAGGCCTACCTCGACCAGAAGGGGCTGCTCGGCTGA
- the folE gene encoding GTP cyclohydrolase I FolE — protein MSPDPIAHDGGAVADFDHGRAEAAVRELLIAIGEDPEREGLRDTPARVARAYAELTSGLRQQPSDVLTTTFDLGHDEMVLVRDIELWSMCEHHLVPFTGVAHVGYIPSTDGKITGLSKLARLVDVFAKRPQVQERLTTQVAEALVDLLDPRGVIVVVDAEHLCMTMRGVRKAGARTITSAVRGAMRNPATRAEAMSLINAAR, from the coding sequence ATGAGTCCGGACCCCATTGCGCACGACGGGGGTGCCGTGGCCGACTTCGACCACGGTCGCGCCGAGGCCGCCGTACGAGAGCTGCTGATCGCGATCGGTGAGGACCCCGAGCGCGAGGGTCTGCGCGACACACCTGCCCGCGTTGCGAGAGCGTACGCCGAGCTGACCAGCGGGCTGCGCCAGCAGCCCAGCGACGTGCTCACCACCACCTTCGACCTTGGTCACGACGAGATGGTGCTGGTCCGCGACATCGAGCTGTGGTCGATGTGCGAGCACCACCTGGTGCCGTTCACCGGAGTGGCGCACGTCGGCTACATCCCCAGCACCGACGGCAAGATCACCGGGCTGTCCAAGTTGGCCAGGTTGGTGGACGTCTTCGCCAAGCGCCCCCAGGTGCAGGAGCGGCTGACCACCCAGGTCGCGGAGGCCCTTGTCGACCTCCTCGACCCGCGCGGTGTGATCGTGGTGGTCGACGCCGAGCACCTCTGCATGACCATGCGCGGGGTGCGCAAGGCCGGCGCCCGGACGATCACCTCGGCAGTGCGGGGCGCGATGCGCAACCCGGCGACGCGCGCCGAGGCGATGTCGCTGATCAACGCGGCGAGATGA
- a CDS encoding ABC transporter permease, with product MTLLVPEAVTAAQSCYTRAVNDWWCPAYLSDYRHELWSATLQHLWITLVSVAVGFLVAVPLALLARRYHRLESSILAVTTGIYTIPSLALFPLIVPLTGLSPTTVVVGLALYSLTILVRNTLEGLRAVPTDVRESAVGLGFSPIRLLFRVEFPLALPVVIAGLRIATVSTVALTTVGAIVAYGGLGNLLFDGVSTNFKAEILAASVICVLLAFALDGALVLTQRLLTPWTRLKAG from the coding sequence GTGACCCTACTGGTGCCCGAGGCGGTGACGGCTGCGCAATCGTGCTACACCCGCGCGGTCAACGACTGGTGGTGCCCGGCGTACCTCTCCGACTACCGGCACGAGCTGTGGTCGGCCACTCTCCAGCACCTGTGGATCACGCTGGTCTCGGTGGCGGTGGGGTTCCTCGTCGCGGTGCCGCTGGCCCTGCTCGCCCGGCGCTACCACCGGCTGGAGTCATCGATCCTGGCGGTCACCACCGGCATCTACACCATCCCTTCCCTGGCGCTGTTCCCCCTGATCGTGCCGCTCACGGGGCTGTCCCCGACGACGGTGGTCGTCGGGCTGGCGCTCTACTCGCTCACGATCCTGGTGCGCAACACCCTCGAAGGACTGCGCGCGGTGCCCACGGACGTGCGCGAGTCGGCGGTGGGGCTCGGCTTCTCGCCGATCCGGCTGCTGTTCCGCGTCGAGTTCCCCCTGGCGCTGCCGGTGGTGATCGCCGGCCTGCGGATCGCGACGGTCTCCACGGTCGCCCTGACCACGGTCGGCGCGATCGTCGCGTACGGCGGCCTGGGCAACCTGCTCTTCGACGGGGTCTCCACGAACTTCAAGGCCGAGATCCTGGCGGCCTCGGTGATCTGCGTGCTGCTCGCCTTCGCGCTCGACGGGGCGCTGGTCCTGACCCAGCGGCTGCTGACCCCGTGGACCAGGCTGAAGGCAGGGTGA
- the folK gene encoding 2-amino-4-hydroxy-6-hydroxymethyldihydropteridine diphosphokinase, giving the protein MTESPNPNIIDTDTLTGEMHPIRRAVLSIGSNLGDRRVNLQGAVDSLADTPEVWVTDISPVYETAPVDAPEGSRDFLNAVVLLDTSLSAPTLLDRALAIEAAYGRERTEEHGPRTLDVDLIVVGDRRADDDRLVLPHPRAGERAFVLAPWHDVEPDAEIPGVGAVADLLEKAGTAGISRRDDIELTLQ; this is encoded by the coding sequence GTGACCGAGTCCCCGAACCCGAACATCATCGACACCGACACCCTCACCGGCGAGATGCACCCGATCCGCCGTGCGGTGCTGTCCATCGGGTCCAACCTCGGTGACCGCCGGGTCAACCTGCAGGGCGCGGTCGACTCCCTCGCCGACACTCCCGAGGTGTGGGTCACCGACATCTCCCCGGTCTACGAGACCGCCCCGGTGGACGCCCCCGAGGGCTCCCGGGACTTCCTCAACGCCGTGGTGCTGCTGGACACCTCGCTGTCGGCGCCGACCCTGCTCGACCGGGCGCTGGCCATCGAGGCCGCCTACGGCCGCGAGCGGACCGAGGAACACGGACCCCGGACCCTCGACGTGGACCTGATCGTGGTCGGCGACCGCCGGGCCGACGACGACCGGCTGGTGTTGCCGCACCCGCGCGCCGGTGAGCGCGCCTTCGTGCTGGCGCCGTGGCACGACGTCGAGCCCGACGCCGAGATCCCCGGGGTCGGTGCCGTCGCCGACCTGCTGGAGAAGGCCGGCACGGCCGGGATCTCCCGGCGCGACGACATCGAGCTCACGCTGCAGTGA
- the folB gene encoding dihydroneopterin aldolase — protein MNHPTKTLAGARVSAGTPMSDRLAVRGIEVLAHHGVFEFERREGQIFVLDLVLGVDTAAAAATDDLSETVDYGSLVADAKLAAEQDPVDLIETLAQRIADVCLAREKVEWVEVTVHKPHAPIEATFSDVTLTINRSRQ, from the coding sequence ATGAATCACCCCACCAAGACCCTTGCTGGCGCTCGCGTCTCCGCGGGGACTCCGATGAGTGACCGGCTGGCGGTGCGTGGGATCGAGGTCCTCGCCCACCACGGCGTGTTCGAGTTCGAGCGGCGTGAGGGACAGATCTTCGTGCTCGACCTCGTCCTGGGAGTGGACACCGCCGCAGCAGCGGCGACCGACGACTTGTCCGAGACCGTGGACTACGGAAGTCTCGTGGCGGATGCGAAGTTGGCAGCAGAGCAGGACCCGGTCGACCTGATCGAGACCCTGGCACAGCGGATCGCCGATGTGTGCCTGGCTCGCGAGAAAGTCGAATGGGTGGAAGTGACCGTGCACAAACCGCACGCGCCGATTGAGGCGACGTTCAGCGACGTCACCCTCACGATCAACCGGAGCAGACAGTGA
- a CDS encoding DUF3180 domain-containing protein encodes MTAPGEDRPPDDHNGNGNGRGTVGLTGPGPLCVFGAIGLVAGWGLRALAIRMGRAEPEVTWLSIGIVFFIAAVIGGAAYHTWRTRRDGIRLEPHRAVNRLVLGKTCALVGAGIAGGYFGFALAHLGVTDSSGANAQLWHSVVAGCGGILVMVASLLLEQACRVRDHEK; translated from the coding sequence ATGACGGCCCCGGGCGAGGACCGGCCCCCGGACGACCACAACGGCAACGGCAACGGGCGTGGCACGGTCGGGTTGACCGGGCCCGGTCCGCTGTGCGTCTTCGGCGCGATCGGGCTGGTCGCAGGCTGGGGACTGCGTGCCCTGGCGATCCGGATGGGCAGGGCCGAGCCGGAGGTCACCTGGCTGTCCATCGGCATCGTGTTCTTCATCGCCGCGGTGATCGGCGGTGCGGCGTACCACACCTGGCGGACCCGCCGGGACGGCATCCGGCTGGAGCCGCACCGCGCGGTGAACCGGCTCGTGCTGGGCAAGACCTGCGCGCTGGTGGGTGCGGGCATCGCCGGCGGCTACTTCGGCTTCGCCTTGGCGCACCTCGGCGTCACGGACTCCTCGGGCGCGAACGCCCAGCTGTGGCATTCGGTGGTGGCCGGTTGCGGCGGGATCCTGGTGATGGTCGCGTCGCTGCTCCTCGAGCAGGCGTGTCGTGTGCGCGACCACGAGAAGTAG
- a CDS encoding class I SAM-dependent methyltransferase — protein MPDPISADTTDIEPTLLDPHGPALRQVKGWFRLADRRLFEWFLERQQARGQHGELVEVGAFEGKSAILIGAYLGEGETLTVVDLFERSAGDDANSQENQRSYKNLTQQAFESNYLKFHAELPTVHAGPSSDVADLVTPGSVRFLHIDASHLYAHVAVDIDIARTLLQPDGVVVLDDYRSAHTPGVAAAVWEGVLNKGMRPICVSKSKMYATWSDPTEVQDDLIAWLSKRPRTTVRIEEIAGRRVVRCVLRPRRPAGQRRGRAPQAATPTSALGRLRLRLTGSSRR, from the coding sequence GTGCCTGACCCCATCAGTGCCGACACCACCGACATCGAACCAACCCTGCTCGATCCGCACGGGCCGGCACTGCGGCAGGTCAAGGGCTGGTTCCGGCTCGCGGACCGCCGACTGTTCGAGTGGTTCCTCGAGCGCCAGCAGGCTCGCGGCCAGCACGGCGAGCTGGTCGAGGTGGGTGCCTTCGAGGGCAAGAGCGCGATCCTCATCGGCGCGTACCTCGGCGAGGGCGAGACACTGACGGTGGTCGACCTCTTCGAGCGCTCGGCCGGCGACGACGCCAACAGCCAGGAGAACCAGCGGTCCTACAAGAACCTCACCCAACAGGCCTTCGAGAGCAACTACCTGAAGTTCCATGCCGAGCTTCCGACGGTCCACGCCGGGCCGTCCAGCGACGTGGCCGATCTGGTCACCCCGGGCAGCGTCCGCTTCCTGCACATCGACGCCTCGCACCTCTACGCCCACGTCGCCGTCGACATCGACATCGCCCGCACCCTGCTCCAGCCGGACGGCGTCGTGGTGCTGGATGACTACCGCTCCGCCCATACGCCGGGTGTCGCCGCCGCGGTGTGGGAGGGCGTGCTCAACAAGGGGATGCGCCCGATCTGCGTGAGCAAGTCGAAGATGTACGCCACCTGGTCGGACCCCACCGAGGTCCAGGACGACCTGATCGCCTGGCTCTCGAAGCGTCCGCGAACGACGGTCCGCATCGAGGAGATCGCCGGGCGGCGCGTCGTACGCTGCGTGCTCCGGCCGCGTCGGCCGGCAGGCCAGCGCCGCGGTCGGGCGCCGCAGGCCGCGACCCCGACCTCCGCCCTGGGGCGGCTGCGGCTCAGGCTGACTGGATCTTCTCGGCGGTAG
- a CDS encoding CDP-glycerol glycerophosphotransferase family protein, giving the protein MTHVVTVGPGQEPFLDDALVSVRRQTYPASRVSVARWGEGTDVPDLATARNDALRQAGGRYARLLEASDTLPWHSTALLVRALRGTGWASAAGRSVRGSGWRDAAFSRAAGVEPGAGDRLLDLSRWRASGVGFDPGHGRFGDAALAALDAAGGCGLIDAVTHEDRDRALGLPFGHLRRWSLEADAWLAAVESAATRASSGWTAAVLDHRLPALLQDVERLDDDQWTQLQQLAATLLARLGEEAAEPEELVRAESRIFAWLVAVGARDRVTALVLRRWRAPDDIATDVRDGQVLADLGVEGVPDAARRLGRAETPLALLPVRRTPDRLELVGFIRGVSTDEPPRVRASYAGREVPVASTSTPTATKIAAEAEHDHDHAWLSLDLTGLPATGELTVELTVRGVTRSGTVADPATLEPAVRDDPRGDDEIGPRAQLLLQRWYADERAPGPIEPDLAYFQAYAGQRPTDSPLAIHDALRRTHPEIRTRWLVERLDVPLPEGAEPVLLRSREWYRTLATARWLVTNIEMERWFRRRPGQDLLQTFHGNPGKTMGFSAWRAAGLTQGRIEQTLDHGARNWTLLASPSPEMTVHYREQFDYRGAVVDHGYPRDDVLVGPRAAEIRERTRAALGVGPDQVAVLYAPTWRDELAVNYRRARLHRGFDVAEAATALGAGHVLMQRGHRFHRDVSGDVTTAVNRDPAAGRVLDVTAYPEVNDLLLAADVAVLDYSSLRFDFALTGRPMVFCVPDLADYADRRGFLYDYRESAPGPLLATTDEVVTALGDLPGLERAYADERAAFHERFNRFQDGHAAERAVAAFFGPSPTGGTPAAV; this is encoded by the coding sequence GTGACGCACGTCGTCACCGTCGGGCCGGGCCAGGAGCCCTTCCTCGACGACGCCTTGGTGTCGGTACGCCGGCAGACCTACCCCGCGAGCCGGGTGAGTGTGGCGCGATGGGGCGAGGGGACCGACGTACCCGACCTCGCGACCGCCCGCAACGACGCCCTCCGGCAGGCCGGCGGCCGGTACGCCCGGCTCCTCGAGGCGTCGGACACCCTGCCCTGGCACTCGACGGCGCTGCTGGTCCGGGCGCTGCGCGGCACCGGCTGGGCGAGTGCCGCCGGACGGTCGGTCCGCGGCAGCGGCTGGCGAGATGCTGCCTTCAGCCGCGCTGCGGGCGTCGAGCCCGGAGCCGGCGACCGACTGCTCGACCTGTCCCGCTGGCGGGCCAGCGGGGTCGGCTTCGACCCGGGTCACGGGCGGTTCGGCGACGCCGCGCTCGCCGCGCTCGATGCCGCCGGTGGCTGCGGGCTGATCGACGCGGTGACCCACGAGGACCGTGACCGTGCCCTCGGGCTGCCCTTCGGGCACCTGCGGCGCTGGTCGCTCGAAGCGGACGCCTGGCTGGCCGCCGTCGAGTCCGCGGCCACGCGAGCCTCGTCCGGATGGACCGCGGCGGTCCTCGACCACCGGCTGCCGGCGCTGCTCCAAGACGTCGAGCGGCTCGATGACGACCAGTGGACCCAGCTGCAGCAGCTCGCCGCGACACTGCTCGCCCGGCTGGGAGAGGAAGCCGCAGAGCCCGAGGAGCTGGTGCGCGCCGAGTCGCGGATCTTTGCCTGGCTGGTTGCGGTCGGCGCCCGCGACCGGGTCACCGCGCTGGTGCTCCGACGCTGGCGGGCACCCGACGACATCGCCACCGACGTCCGCGACGGTCAGGTCCTCGCCGACCTCGGGGTCGAGGGGGTGCCGGACGCCGCACGCCGCCTGGGTCGCGCCGAGACGCCGCTTGCGCTGCTCCCGGTACGCCGGACGCCCGATCGGCTCGAGCTCGTCGGCTTCATCCGCGGTGTGTCGACCGACGAGCCACCCCGGGTGCGGGCGTCGTACGCCGGCCGCGAGGTGCCCGTTGCGTCCACCAGCACCCCGACCGCCACGAAGATCGCAGCCGAGGCCGAGCACGACCACGACCACGCCTGGCTGAGCCTCGACCTGACCGGCCTCCCCGCGACCGGGGAGCTCACCGTCGAGCTCACCGTCCGCGGCGTCACCCGCAGCGGCACGGTGGCGGATCCGGCGACGCTGGAGCCGGCGGTGCGCGACGACCCCCGCGGCGACGACGAGATCGGCCCGCGGGCCCAGCTGCTCCTGCAGCGCTGGTACGCCGACGAGCGGGCACCCGGCCCGATCGAGCCGGACCTCGCCTACTTCCAGGCGTACGCCGGCCAACGCCCCACCGACAGCCCGCTGGCGATCCACGACGCGCTGCGCCGTACCCACCCGGAGATCCGGACCCGGTGGCTGGTGGAGCGTCTCGACGTTCCGCTGCCCGAGGGGGCCGAGCCGGTGCTGCTGCGCAGCCGGGAGTGGTACCGCACCCTGGCCACGGCCCGCTGGCTGGTGACCAACATCGAGATGGAGCGCTGGTTCCGCCGTCGTCCGGGCCAGGACCTGCTGCAGACCTTCCACGGCAACCCGGGCAAGACGATGGGGTTCTCCGCCTGGCGGGCCGCCGGGCTGACCCAGGGGCGGATCGAGCAGACCCTCGACCACGGGGCGCGCAACTGGACGCTGCTGGCCAGTCCCAGCCCGGAGATGACGGTGCACTACCGCGAGCAGTTCGACTACCGGGGCGCGGTCGTCGACCACGGCTACCCGCGCGACGACGTCCTGGTCGGGCCGCGGGCGGCGGAGATCCGGGAGCGCACCCGAGCGGCGCTCGGCGTCGGTCCGGACCAGGTGGCGGTGCTCTACGCCCCGACGTGGCGCGACGAGCTCGCCGTCAACTACCGACGGGCCCGTCTGCACCGTGGCTTCGACGTGGCCGAGGCCGCGACGGCGCTGGGCGCCGGCCACGTGCTGATGCAGCGCGGCCACCGCTTCCACCGTGACGTCAGCGGGGACGTCACCACAGCGGTCAACCGGGATCCGGCCGCCGGCCGGGTGCTGGACGTGACCGCGTACCCGGAGGTCAATGATCTGCTGCTGGCCGCCGACGTCGCTGTGCTCGACTACTCCTCGCTCCGGTTCGACTTCGCGCTGACGGGTCGTCCGATGGTGTTCTGCGTGCCCGACCTCGCCGACTACGCCGACCGCCGCGGCTTCCTCTACGACTACCGCGAGTCTGCGCCGGGTCCGCTGCTGGCGACGACCGACGAGGTGGTCACCGCGCTGGGCGACCTGCCCGGCCTCGAACGCGCGTACGCCGACGAGCGCGCGGCCTTCCACGAGCGGTTCAACCGCTTCCAGGACGGGCATGCGGCCGAGCGTGCGGTGGCGGCGTTCTTCGGTCCTTCGCCCACGGGAGGGACACCGGCCGCCGTGTAG
- a CDS encoding ABC transporter permease produces MLTDAWHYLADAANWHGSQGITALLGQQLLLTFTALALAVLVGLPIALWLGHLGRGGMLAVNVSNIGRAVPTFAVLVLLSVGPAGTGVLGPYGRAGLATLIALVLFALPPIITNAYVAMREVPADVLDAASGMGMTGPQRFRRVELPLAAPLIVAGVRLALVQVWATATIAALVAGPGLGRIITDGFYHSNYGEGFAGAIVVAAVALLLELIAALAQRAVDPARRTAAAGPVPGPAPLEAVGDR; encoded by the coding sequence GTGCTGACCGACGCCTGGCACTACCTGGCCGATGCGGCCAACTGGCACGGATCGCAGGGCATCACCGCGCTGCTCGGCCAGCAGCTGCTGCTCACCTTCACCGCCCTGGCGCTCGCCGTGCTCGTCGGCCTGCCGATCGCGCTGTGGCTCGGCCACCTGGGCAGGGGCGGCATGCTGGCCGTCAACGTCTCCAACATCGGCCGCGCCGTGCCGACCTTCGCTGTGCTGGTGCTGCTCAGCGTGGGGCCGGCCGGGACGGGCGTGCTCGGCCCCTACGGCAGGGCCGGGCTCGCGACGCTGATCGCGTTGGTGCTGTTCGCGCTGCCACCGATCATCACCAACGCCTACGTGGCGATGCGCGAGGTGCCGGCCGACGTCCTCGACGCCGCGAGCGGCATGGGGATGACCGGCCCACAGAGGTTTCGACGCGTCGAGCTGCCGCTGGCGGCTCCGCTGATCGTCGCCGGAGTCCGGTTGGCGCTGGTGCAGGTGTGGGCGACCGCCACGATCGCCGCGCTGGTCGCCGGTCCGGGGCTGGGCCGGATCATCACCGACGGCTTCTACCACTCCAACTACGGCGAGGGCTTCGCCGGCGCGATCGTGGTGGCTGCGGTCGCGCTGCTGCTCGAGCTGATCGCCGCACTGGCGCAGCGCGCGGTCGACCCGGCTCGACGTACCGCAGCGGCCGGCCCGGTGCCAGGGCCGGCGCCCCTTGAAGCTGTCGGCGACAGGTGA